CGTCCCATAGCTGCGCCGGCGCGCGGCCACGATCGCCAGCGGCACCCCCCGGTGAGCCGGGACGTAGCCCAAGGCAACTGGAAGAGGTGCCGGGCGGCTGATTGTTGCCCAAGTCCCGGGAGTAGCGACGCGCATACCGCCGGTCGTTGCCGCAGCCCGTCACTGAGGAGTCTGCTGCCCAGAATCGGCCTGACGTACTGCGAGAAAGTCGTTCCAGTCGCGTTTGGCATACCCCGCCCAACGCGTGGCGGTAACGCTATCAATGGCGAGGAGGTCGGCTAGTACGGCAGCCGGTAGGTCTGCTGCCATCCCGATCAGGCCCGTGTTGCGCCCGCCTCGGATCGTGAGGCCGCTGTCTCTAAGTCGCTTGCCGAACCCGCCCGAGTCGACTGGGCGACCGGGGGTTCGGCCGGGGAACAAGAGTCGGTCTGATGTCTTGGGTTCGGGCAGGGTGGAGCGTCGGGTTGGACGCGGTAGTTGTGCGAGTAGTTCGGCGAGTTTGGGAGGCAACACCATGTAGTGATCGCGCAGGGTGAGGTAGGAGTGGCCGTCCTTGGCGTGTATTTGGTTCTGTCGCAGTCTAAGTACCCGGCTGGTGGTGATCCCGTACAGCAGGATGAGCGCACCGCCGGCCCGAAGGTCGATGTCTATGGTGTCGTCGTTGAGGCATCGGTGGAGTTGCTCAAGGTGTGCGGCTTCCTCGATGAATACTGCGGGCGGGCTGGGGTGGCCAGCCGGGGCGGAGGCGCCGTGGGTGATGCGGCGTTGGGTGGTCCAGTGCAGGAAGGGCCGGATCTCTCGGTGTCGCCAGGTGCCGTCTGCCAACCAGGTGTCGATGTCAGCCTGGTTGATGGTTGCGAGGGTGCGTCGGCGGGTGTCGAGCCAGGTAAGGAACTCCGATGCGACACATACCTGGCGGCGAATGCGTGCCGCGCCGGAATTACTTAGTGGTTGTTTGGCTCGGCGGGCTCGGTGCAGGAGGTACCAGATGGCGTAGCTGCGGACAAGTTGTGCGGGTTCGGTGGCGTGGTTGGCGAGGTATCGATCGAGCCATGGCTCGATCCGTTCGAGGTATTCATTGCGTGGCGGCAATATTTCTGTGCGAACCAGGATTTCACGTACGTAGTTGACGTGACGGCCGGGTCTGAGCTGGTCGAGTGCATCGTGAGTGATGGTCGTTCCGGTCGACGCCAGGTTCGTGAGAAGCTCGGCGGCGGCGCTCTTGCCGAGCCAAATCGCTACGCTGCGTGGATCATTAGCGTTGGCGAGGGCGTCCGCCAATGGTTTCAGTTGCGCCGGGATGGCACCATCGGGCCCGGCCATTGCGTTGTGCAGCAGTTCGGCCGTGTGGCAGCGGCTGCATTGGTTATGCGCGCGGATACCCGGCTGGCCACAAGTGGTGCAGCGGTAGTCAAGCTTGCAGCCACAACACGGACCGCAGACCCGGCGCCCGTTGGGGTCAAATCCGATTAGAACCGCCTGCCGGCCGCAGGACGCGCACTGTGACGGGTACATTTTCGCTCTGTGGACGCACGGCGTGCAGACGGGTCCAGCCGGCCAATGGCGTCCTACTTTGCGTCGTTGTTGGCAGAACGCGCAGGTCGACTTCGAATGTGATGAGCGTATCCCGGTATAGGTTGCCGTCGTGATAGCGCGGCAGGTGCTGCACAAGTGCGGGCCCAGGACACTGCCGCTCTGTCGCCGCCGGGCGACCCCACATAATCCGCATACCCATACCGTGTTGGCTCTGGCGTAGCAGGTAGTGCAGATGCGTCCTTCCGATGTCACGTACGGGGCGCGGCGACGCTGTCCGCATCTGCAGCAGGTGTCAATGCGCGGCGGCGCGCAGGTGGGACAGAGCACCCCGCCGTCAGCGAGTCGGCGTGCTCGCCGACCGAGCCGTCCGCACTTGCTGCAGTGTTTGCGTGACAACGGGTCTCGGCTGTAACAATTCGTGCACACGAGCCCGTCGGGAAGCTTGATCCGCCTGCTGACAAAGGTTTTCGCGCATCGCGCGCACGTGAACGGCTCACTGCGATCTCGGCAGCGGCTGCAAATGCGACCGGTGGGACCGTTCGCGGTCAATGGTGCACGCTGTTGACAGTTTGTGCAGGCGGGTGGCATTACCGAGGTGTGGCCATCCGCCAGCAGCACACGCGTCAGGCGTATGAGCCCACGTGGGCAGGAAGCGTCGGGGTGGAGCACCGAATCACCATGAGTGGCCAGATATGCGTCGACCTGGTTCAGCGTTTTGGGGCGGTGTATTCGAGCAGCGTTGAGGAAGCGGTTGGCATCTGCAACCGATAGCTCGGGAAGGGCGTGGACCAGGTGAGTGCGTACCCGGTGCCACGCGTCGGGATTGAAGTTCGCGGACCCTTTCATGAGTTGTGATCCGGGCGACGCACAGTGGTGCGTCGCACCTTCGGCACCACTCGCGGTTGGCCACCGGAAACCTTCTTGACCGGTTGATTGACGGTCTCGATTTCGATCAGGTCATTGGGCGAGCATTCAAAGATGTCGCACAGCGCCGCGAAAACGTCCATGGAGAGCCGTTGAGGAGGCGAAGTGACCAGGCGAAATACCTGCTCCCTCGACAGCACCACACCACGTTCGGCCAACAGCGGAACTAGGTCGGTTGTTTGGTAGAGCTCACGCTGCGCCATCAGCGCCCGCAGCCGCCACTGATAACCCATTTTCTTGATCACTGCCGTTCCTGCCTGACGGCAATGCCGCGTTTTGTGAACGCGTCACGAAGCAAACGGTTGCGGTACTCATCGGAGACGTGACTGTAAATCGCCGTAGTGCTGGCGTAGGAATGACCGACCTGGTCCTGCACGAAGCGTTCTGGGTAATCGAACTCGGTCAGATGGGTGACGTAGGAATGGCGCAGCGAATGCAGGTCGAGGTCCCCGGGCAGACCCGCGGCATCGCGCGCCGCCGTAAAGGCCTCATTGGCGGCGCGCTTCGACAGTCGCCCGCAGCGTTCGGTCACCCATAACGCGGGATGGCGACCTGGTCGAAAACATGGACGAACTTCATCCAGGTAGCAGGCCAGGACTGTCACAATCCAATCCATTTCTGGCACCGTCAGCACGACACGCCGCTTCGGCGAACTACCTCGCGTCGCCTTGCCGAATCGTACAAACACGCCGCCAAAGCGACCGTAGGACGGTACCTTCGGATTCGACCTGAGATCCACGAGGTCTAGTCCCACCGCTTCTTGTCGACGTAGCCCATAGGCGTAAACAGCCTTCAACAACGTTGAGTCCCGCAACGCCGATAATGCTCCCTTACGATGGTGACGTCGCGCCCGATCGACCAACCCGTCAGCGGCATCGAAGAGCTCTTGAACCTCGTCATAGCTCAGCGGGCGCCGTCCCGACCGTCCCTCGAACTCGTTGACGTGGCTCACCGTGTTCCAGTCATGCAGAATTTGCGCGGGAGTCTGCCCGAATCGCTCCGCGCACAACGATGTCCACCCATATCGCTGATCAGTGAGGAAGCCACAGAACAGCCGCAACGCGTTTTGATATCCCCGCACCGTCGAATCAGACTTCGGTGCGGTGCCCGACAGCAGATAAGAGAAAAACGCGTCGGCGTCGTCGGCTTGCCACTGCCAGGGATATGTTCCGGTGAACTCCGCGAAGCGTCGCACCACACTCGCCCGTGCTTGAATGGTCGCCGTCCTGCACAGGCGAGCGCGCTGCTGATCAGCCCAACCTGACAACATCGCACGGAACACCGTAGCTTCTGAGTCCAACAGGAGGACCTCGGAGTTCAACGACGGAGCCGCTGACCCCGGCAACTTACCGTCCATATCTCTGTTGTAACAGATACAACAATGATGCGCCAGGTATAAGTGGCCTGGTAGCGGCTCGGCGATAAGCAACCGAGGCAATGTTGGAGCGCAACTCACCAACAATTATGCTGACCTTGATTCGCGCAATTATGTTGCGGTGGATGCAATTCCGCTCGTTCACGGCAAAAGTGGGAACGGTGCATGCGTCCGCAGCTGGAATGAGCAACACCAACGAGCACCTGGTACGCGCCGAGCTTCGCGCCACACGCGGGGCGGTGCGGCAGACGGGCTTCTTCCCAGCCGCGCCGGGTCGGGCGAAGCGTCACGTGCGAGATGCTACCCGCCACGACCAGAAGGAAAGCGCCTGCGGCGCTTGCAGCTGTTTGTTGAACTTCTGCCTTTCTGGCCTCCGATTTTGCCGGCGGCGGCCCGCTGCGCGCAAGGCCACGGCCTCCGCTTCGCTACGGGCACAAGGCTCACAAAGTGCCCGCTGCGCTCGCAGGCTCGCGGCGATCACTTTGCGCCCGGACCTTGCACTTCGCTGGGCTCGCGCCGGCCGAAATCTTCGCTGCCAGCACGGCAAAAGATCGGGCGGCCCCGACAAGGACGCCCCCACCTTTGGAAGGTAGCGACATGACCGACATCATCGACCCACAGACCGAGCACGCAGTTGCGGAGGACACCAGCGCGGGCACCCTGGTGCACGTCGACCCCCATGCATTGATCCTGGAAACCAACGTGCGCGACGACGCGGCGCTCGACAAGCAGTTCGTGGCCAGCATCCAGGAGCACGGCGTGCTGATCCCCATTGCCGCTGTGCAAGACAACGACGGCAAACTGTGGGTCCGGGCCGGTCAGCGCCGCACCCTGGCCGCCCGCGAAGCCGGTCTGGCCACTGTTCCAGTCTATGTGCGTGCCGCCGGTGTTGGCGACGACAAGACGCTGTTGGTCGAACGGGTCGCGGAGCAGATAGTGGAAAATGACCAGCGCCGCCAACTCACCGATGCCCAGCGGGCGCGCGGGATCCAGCAGATGATCGATGCTGGAGCGTCCATCACCAAAGTCTCCAAGAAGCTCTCACTTGGCAAGGACACTGTCAAAGCTGCTGCGGCTGTGGGCAAGTCGGACACCGCGATGCGCAGCCTGGCAGAGGGTCAGCTGAGCTTAGAAGAAGCCGCTGCGCTCACCGAGTTCGAGGAGATTCCCGGTGCCGTCAGCCGCCTGATGCAGGCAGCCGGAAGTCGGCGCTTCGAACACGTCGTGTCCCAGCTGCGTCAGGAGAAGATCACCGCTGAGGCAGAAGCCAAAGCGGCCCAGCAATACCTCGCGGCGGGCTTCACCGTGCTGGACGAACAGCCCCCACTGGACCCCGAATGCGTTCCGCTGTACCGGCTGCGCACCGCCGAGGACGCCCAGGCCGACGAGAGCGCAGTCACCGACCCCTCGCATTGGGCGGTGGTGCTCTTCGAATCCGAGGGCCTGGCCGATGTCGAGACGGGCGCGGTCGTGAACGAGGACGAGGTGGACTGGGATACCCAGGACGACCCCAAGGCCACACCCGCCGCAGGGTTGCGCCATGCATCCACCGTCACCGAAACGATCGTGTTCACCCCGCAGTACTTCTGCCTGGATTACCGCGCAGCGGCCCTGACCCCCGATGAGCGGTTCGCCCGCCAGACGGGGCTGGTCGGGTATGACAACCCAGCGGGATGCCCGGTCGATCTTGACGACGAAGCACGCCAGGCCGAACGGGAACGGATCGCAGCAGAGCGCGCCGAAGCCGAAAAGCGTGAACGGCGAATGGTGTTGGCGCTGAACAAGCTCGGGGTAGCCGCCCAGGGAGTACGCCGGGAGTTCGTCAAGAAGATGCTGGCCCGCAAGACCGCTCCCAAGGGTGCCGCCATCTTCGTCGCCGACTGCCTGGCCCGCGACGGCTACCTGCTGACCGGTCACAACGCCGCCGAAACAACCGCTGAGCTACTCGGGCTCGACAGCGCCCAATCGGTCAGCAAGGTCGCTGCCACACTCGCGGCCACCGCCGATGCGCGCGCACAGGTCATCACCTTGGGCCTGGTGCTCGGCGCGTTGGAGTCGCGCACCCTCAAAGACTCCTGGCGCAACGCGGCGACAACCAACCACTGGTCACACCACGTGACGGGTGGCGACTACCTCAAATGGCTGGCTGCCAACGGCTACACGCTGGCCCCCGTAGAAGAAGTCATCGCCGGTGACAAGACCGCCGACGAGGTCTACGACCTGCACCGTGCCGAGGTCGACCAGAAGTAACCCGCCCGTGGTGGGGCCAGGCGCACGGAGTCCTGGCCCCACCACCATCACATATCAGTTGCCTGCACGTCCGACAAATGGCGTAAGGGGCCGGTGGCTGAGCTATTTCTTCACCCCCCAGGAAGATGACTGTGCGCGAGCAGCTAAAGGACTTGCAGATGATTGGCATTTGTGAAATAGAGAACCTCTTGACGACATTTTCGGCGGGAGCGACACCGTATACGGGCGGTGCAAGGCTAGCTCTGAAATAGCAACGGAACGGGAAGGGCTGTATCTCGTTCACGACCTGGGCCCCGCCGTGTTCGGATTTTCTGAAAGCTCGCGGTGTCGGCATCGATTACGCCGATCGATCACGCTACGGGCAGGGCCCCCACTGCCCGCGCCACAGACCGCGAAACAAAAGCCCAGAATCGGCAGTGATAAACAGCACACGACGCGCCGAAAACTCTTAATAACTTTCTACAAACCGACGTCGCATAGCCAAAAGCAGCCCATTACAATTTCTGGTAACGACGCAAAAGAAACCTGCAAGAGGAGTTCCGCACCATGTCGCCAATAACCGTCTACACAAAGCCATCATGCGTCCAATGCAAGGCGACATTCCTTGCTCTGGATAAAGCCGGGCGCAATTACGTGGCGATTGATATCACCCAGGACAGCGAGGCCCGTGACTACATCATGAGCCTGGGATACCTCGCCGCGCCGGTGGTTTACGTCTCCGACGACGAGCACTGGTCAGGCTTTCGCCGCGACCGACTGGCCCGCGTGGCCTGAACACCCTGCCCCCCTCCGCACCGAATGGACAGTTCCCATGACCCTGCCCACCACCGCCGACCTCGACGACGTCGAACGCGAACACATCCGGCGCAGCGCTGATCTGCGCACCAACCTGCTTGCCCACGTCGCCAACAGCATCGGCATCACACAACACGCCCTGAGCACCTTGCGGCGGTTGCGCGACAACGACGTCTACGACACCGAGTTCATCGACGGCCGCGACGGTGACGACATCGGCGCCTTCCTCAACGACTCGATCCGCTACCTGCGCGCGGCCTACGCGGTCGTGCACGCCGTCATCGACAAGGAGGTCCCTTAATGTCTGAGCACACCGGCGGCACCGGTGCCTCGTTGGCGACAGTGCGCGATGCCCTGCACAGCGCAGGGCAATTCGTGCGGCCACGCGGCGCGGATGCATTCATGGCCAGCTGCCCGCTGCACATCGATCACAGTCCCTCGTTGTCTGTCACCTGGCGGGCGGCCACCACCACAGGTCGCGGCGGGGCGGTGCTGCTGCACTGCTTTTCCTGCAGCGCCGCCGTCGCCGACATCGCCGGGGCCCTCGGACTGCGGGTCACTGACCTGTTCGATTCCCCCCTACCCGCACCGACGCCGGACAAGTCCAGGTCCCGGCCGGCGGCGCGGCGGCCAGCCCGTGCCGGCAGCGCACTGCGGCCGCTACCACCGCGCATCACCGCCGAACCCCCAAGCGACAACCACCACTGGCGGCGCGTGCGGGTCTACACCTACACCGACCAGCGTGGTCGTCCCGTCCAGCAAGTGATCCGGCAGGAGTGCTGCTGCACCGGGCAACAGCACAAGCGGTTCCAGCAGCGTTACCGCGTTGGCCGCCAATGGGTTTACCGCAAACCGCCGGAATTCACCCCCGTGCTGTACCGGGCGGCGGCGATCGCCACGGCCCAGCAGACCGGTCAGCCGGTGTGGATCGTCGAAGGGGAAAAAGACGCCGATACCCTCACCGCAGCGGGTCGCCTGGCGACCACGAACCCCCAAGGTGCGGCGAACTTCCCCCCAGCACTGCTCGCCCAGTTCGAAGGGCTGCGCGTCGCTGTCGTCGCCGACAGAGACCTCAGCGGCTACCGCCGCGCGACGGCACTGTCGGCGCAGTTGCGTGGCGTCGCCACCGAGGTCACCCTGCTGCTGCCCGCACTTGAGGCCGACAAAGCCGACCTCACCGACCATATCGAGGGCGGGCTGTGGGATCCCGCGCACCCGTGCGGTGGGCTGCTCGAGGTCACCGCAGCCGATCTGCACGCGCTGACGCTGGCAGCCCTAGCAGCACAGGCCGCTCACCGTTGCGCCATCGCGATCACCGAACACCAGGCACACCAGGCTTTATGGAAAACAGGACCGGGTAGCGTGCACGCGCTGGCGCGTTGGCGGGCCGAAGCCGGCCACCAGTTGCGCATCGTCACCGACAGCGATCAACAACTACAGCGCCATGCCCGGGAGAACCCAAGCGCGCTCGCCCATCACGCCGTGACGGCCACCGCAGCGGTGCGCTCACAAATCCACGACACCTACCGCCGTATCGGCGCGGGTCACGACGGCCTGAAGGAATCAGCATGAGCACCATCGCCGCAGACGCCGCGATCACGCGCCGCGCCGCCGCTGCCGTCACCGGTGGCCCCACCGCCCTTCCCGCCGCCCACACGGCGCGGGTCTGGATCGAAACCCTGACCGCCAGAGCCCAACTGCGCTCAGAACGGCACATCCACCACCGACCCCGTCCCCGAGAAAAGTGACCGCAGCCATGACCACGCGAGCCAGCCTCTTCAGCATTGTCACGACCATCTGCGTCGCCGCCGCCATCCTGACGGCCCCGCACGCCTTCGCCAAGGCCGTCATCATCGAACCCGGCGAGCGGATCGACTACATCAATGCCGATGGCGGCAGAAACCAGTACTGCACACTCGGTCACGTCTACAACGGTGCCGATATGCACGTCTACGCCGTCACCGCCGGACACTGCCGCAACAGCACCAACGGCTCTGTCCGTACCGAGCGCAGCGGCCAGACCGGAACATTCCTGCGGACACTGGTCGAACCGGCCAGCGCCGGCGGCGCTGATTACGGACTGATCGACTTCGGCATCGACCCCCTGGCCGGTGCCTACATCGGCGAAGTCCGAACCATCAGCACCAGCCATCCCGAACCCCAAATCGGTCAAACCGTCTGCCGCAGCGGCATATCCAGCGGCACGCACTGCGGCACTATCGCCGACCGGCAGGGTCGAGACCAATACCTGACGACCGGCATGCCAGACAGCATCCCCGGAGACTCCGGGGCACCGGTATGGACCCGAAAAGGCAATCGCCCCGCCGAAATCATAGGAATCTGGCTCGGCGAGAAGATCACCGGCGTCGGCCGCCACACCTATGGGCGCTTCGCCAGCCTGGCTGAAGGACTGCGAATCCTTGCCGCAAACTAAGCCCAAAAGAGCATCAGAACACGGGGAAGTCCGGATCGACAGGCACGAAATCGAAGCGCACCGGCGGTTCTGGGCGCCGTCCCGTCACCACCCACTCCACAAACGACGGCGGATACCCGCCCGGCAGCTCCCCAAGTAACTGCACCAACGACTTCTCCATAGCGCCCAGGCTACGACCAGGTCACCCGCTTACGCATCGGCCGATGAAAATTCGGCCGGCACATCCGCGCCGCCCTGCATGCCGAGGAACGTCGCGCACGGAGAACTTCAGCGGTCAGCGGGTTGCGAGTATGAGCGGCGAGGGCACCGCCGCTGTCAACCCACGCCCGGCCAGGCTCGCCCGTTCTGCGCCCCGGGCGGGGCCCGGGGCTGCGCCCGTGCGGCGCCGGCGGATCTGCGACCCTACGCACGCTCGCCCCAGGGCGCACGCGCCCGGGCTCGCCGGGCCGCACACCCCGCCTCCTGCTGCCGCCGAGCTCTGCGGGGTTGACAGCGCCACCTCACCGCTCCCCCGCACCTGCGCGCCGACCGGCGCACCCAACACACACAGAACGGAGAGCACCCATGACGAAATCCGCCGCACCCCTGCACGTAACGCCGGCCGCAGTCATCACCCACAGCATCGTCTCGATCAACGGGGAGGTGGACCCCGACGTCACGGTCCAGCACGCTCGCACACCGGATGCGCGCATCGCGACGACCATCGGCGGCGTACACATGAGCCTCTACAACTGCCAGACCGCCCAGGGCTTACTGGAGGCCTTCGCCGCCACCCGCGGCCAGATGATGCACCTGCCCCGCGAAATCCCGGTCAGCCCCGCACCTGCCGAGCGGCCCGCCGGGCGGGCGATGATGTCCATCGAGTGGACCCGTCCGCTGGCTTACGCCGTCCTTGCGCACGAGGCGCTCAACAAGCTCAAAACCGGGACCGTCCACTGGGTCGAGCTCTACACCGGCCCGATCACCTGGCAACTGCGCGACCGCGCCGCCCTGCTGTCGCTGATCGAGGCATTCAAGCGCGTCCACCATGTCGCAATCGCGGTCTTCGCCGACGGCGAGCAATACCAGGCGGACCCGAGCGAGCTGGGCTACCCCGCGGCCTAAAGCCGCAAGTGCCCCGGGGGCCCGGCCGCTTCCCTTTCGCGGAGCGGCCGGGCCCCCGTTTCTTCCAAGGCCCCGTCGCGCCCGGCCGGTGTAAACCACCCGGCCCGAGATCCCCAGCGCCACAGAGACGTTCGCCGGGCAGCGGGTGCCCACGATAACCGGGCGGGGACGCGGCCGCTCAACCCACGCCGCAACCGCGGTCCCGCCGTACCGGGTGACTGTTTTCGGCCCTGCCAATCGGCACGCCCAAGGCGCTGCGCGCCGGGCGGGCCGCGGGCCGAAAACCCGGCGACACCCCGGTGCGGACTCTGCGGGGTTGACTCGCCGCCCGCCCGGCGCGCCTGCACCCAGCGCCGACCGGCGCACACCGCACCCCACAGGAAACGGAGACCCCACCATGACCATCACCGCCGCCACCTGGGCCACCACCAGCCACCCCGACGAGGCCCAGTCCCTACCCCACTTCGACCGGCCCGACGCCGATCCCACTGAACTCGACTGTGACATCGACGAACTCGCGGTTGCGCAAGTTGCCTGCGACGGGCTGAGGCTGCGACTGCGCGGAGCCGAGCGGGACGAGGCGATCCGCCGCATGCACGGCCGCGTCGCGACGGAATTGATCGCCTGGCGGCTCTATACCACCAAACGCACCGTCAACCGCGTCGCAGCACGACTGGGCCTGACACAACACCGCTGCGGTGAAGACCTCACGACAGCGGAACGCTGATCCAGTCCCAAGGCGCGCAGGCTGCGGCTGGTCCCTCACCGCGGGGCCGGCTGCAGCCTCGTGCATGCCCCTGGCTGCTGCACGCGCCGTTGCCCACCTCCCGGTGGGCATCAAATCCGCAGCCCCTCACCTGTTTTGCAGTCAGCGCGGTGCTCAGTATGACCGGCGGGATGAAGGCCGCCGTCAACCTGCGCCGGGCGCGGGCTCGCCCGTGCTGCGCTACCGCCGCCCAGGGGCGGCTCCCGCTGCGCCCGTGCGGCTTCGGCGGCATTTGCGGCCCCACCCGAGCTCGCCCAAGGCGCTGCGCGCCGGACGAGCGAGGCCGAAATCCGCCTTCTGCCTCTGCGCCGGGCTCAGTTGACCGCGCCGCCCGCCGGTCCCCCACACACCCGTGCGCTGACCGCGCGAATGCGGCACAGCCACAACGGAATCGGAAAAGGCCACGAGGCCACCAGGCCAGTCAGCGGCAACCGGCACAACCGAAAGGGACAAGACCATGACCATCATCGAGCGCAAGACCCTAGCCACCATCGACGGCTTCGCCCTTCAGGCACGACTGCTACCCGATCCCGACGCAAGCCCCCACGCCTGCCTCGGCTACTACGACAGCGAAGCTGTGGTGGCCTGGCACCGCGGCCACTGGCGCTACGTCACCACCGAAGTCGCCGCCAGCAAGGCCGGCATCGTCTTGGGCGCGGCATCGCTGTCGGGCTGCGAGTACGGCTCGTTTCCTGTCGACGGTGAGTACCAGCGCCTATCCCCGTTGGACGGAGACGACGACGACTTCGCCAACGGCTACGGCCCAGACCTAATAGCGCAAGCGATCTCAGAAGCCAAGGCCACCCTGGCGCAGCTTCACGCACATCCATGAGCACGCCCAGGACATCTCAAGGCGCGGCGTCACCGAACCCATTAGCACCGAAAGGACAAACACGATGACACACCAGCACATTCAGCCCAATGCAGGCCGCGATCCCTTCGCCGGACACCGCGTCGCGGTCTACAAGAACCTCCACAAGCAGGCGTGGTCGCTGCGGGCACTCGATGGCCCCCACAAAGGGCGCGTCGTCGCCCACGCCCACGCGGTCGGCCTCACTCGCTGCCACATGCACATCTACGAGCGGATCCGGCTGCGCATCGCTGCCGGTGCCGCCCGCGAAGTGCACGCCTGGATCGTCGGCACCCTCGCCGAGGTCGAACTGGCCCAGCCCCAACGGATCTCCTACCGGCCACACGAACGCGGCACCTTCATCATCGCCGCCACCGGGCAACCGATCTGGACTGCCGACGCCGTCCTGTTCACCGACGCCGCCTACATCGAGACCGCCGAGGAGCACCGCATCCCCTCACCA
The DNA window shown above is from Mycobacterium gordonae and carries:
- a CDS encoding ParB/RepB/Spo0J family partition protein; the protein is MTDIIDPQTEHAVAEDTSAGTLVHVDPHALILETNVRDDAALDKQFVASIQEHGVLIPIAAVQDNDGKLWVRAGQRRTLAAREAGLATVPVYVRAAGVGDDKTLLVERVAEQIVENDQRRQLTDAQRARGIQQMIDAGASITKVSKKLSLGKDTVKAAAAVGKSDTAMRSLAEGQLSLEEAAALTEFEEIPGAVSRLMQAAGSRRFEHVVSQLRQEKITAEAEAKAAQQYLAAGFTVLDEQPPLDPECVPLYRLRTAEDAQADESAVTDPSHWAVVLFESEGLADVETGAVVNEDEVDWDTQDDPKATPAAGLRHASTVTETIVFTPQYFCLDYRAAALTPDERFARQTGLVGYDNPAGCPVDLDDEARQAERERIAAERAEAEKRERRMVLALNKLGVAAQGVRREFVKKMLARKTAPKGAAIFVADCLARDGYLLTGHNAAETTAELLGLDSAQSVSKVAATLAATADARAQVITLGLVLGALESRTLKDSWRNAATTNHWSHHVTGGDYLKWLAANGYTLAPVEEVIAGDKTADEVYDLHRAEVDQK
- the nrdH gene encoding glutaredoxin-like protein NrdH, yielding MSPITVYTKPSCVQCKATFLALDKAGRNYVAIDITQDSEARDYIMSLGYLAAPVVYVSDDEHWSGFRRDRLARVA
- a CDS encoding toprim domain-containing protein yields the protein MSEHTGGTGASLATVRDALHSAGQFVRPRGADAFMASCPLHIDHSPSLSVTWRAATTTGRGGAVLLHCFSCSAAVADIAGALGLRVTDLFDSPLPAPTPDKSRSRPAARRPARAGSALRPLPPRITAEPPSDNHHWRRVRVYTYTDQRGRPVQQVIRQECCCTGQQHKRFQQRYRVGRQWVYRKPPEFTPVLYRAAAIATAQQTGQPVWIVEGEKDADTLTAAGRLATTNPQGAANFPPALLAQFEGLRVAVVADRDLSGYRRATALSAQLRGVATEVTLLLPALEADKADLTDHIEGGLWDPAHPCGGLLEVTAADLHALTLAALAAQAAHRCAIAITEHQAHQALWKTGPGSVHALARWRAEAGHQLRIVTDSDQQLQRHARENPSALAHHAVTATAAVRSQIHDTYRRIGAGHDGLKESA
- a CDS encoding helix-turn-helix domain-containing protein: MIKKMGYQWRLRALMAQRELYQTTDLVPLLAERGVVLSREQVFRLVTSPPQRLSMDVFAALCDIFECSPNDLIEIETVNQPVKKVSGGQPRVVPKVRRTTVRRPDHNS
- a CDS encoding amidohydrolase; amino-acid sequence: MSTIAADAAITRRAAAAVTGGPTALPAAHTARVWIETLTARAQLRSERHIHHRPRPREK
- a CDS encoding tyrosine-type recombinase/integrase: MDGKLPGSAAPSLNSEVLLLDSEATVFRAMLSGWADQQRARLCRTATIQARASVVRRFAEFTGTYPWQWQADDADAFFSYLLSGTAPKSDSTVRGYQNALRLFCGFLTDQRYGWTSLCAERFGQTPAQILHDWNTVSHVNEFEGRSGRRPLSYDEVQELFDAADGLVDRARRHHRKGALSALRDSTLLKAVYAYGLRRQEAVGLDLVDLRSNPKVPSYGRFGGVFVRFGKATRGSSPKRRVVLTVPEMDWIVTVLACYLDEVRPCFRPGRHPALWVTERCGRLSKRAANEAFTAARDAAGLPGDLDLHSLRHSYVTHLTEFDYPERFVQDQVGHSYASTTAIYSHVSDEYRNRLLRDAFTKRGIAVRQERQ
- a CDS encoding chymotrypsin family serine protease, yielding MTTRASLFSIVTTICVAAAILTAPHAFAKAVIIEPGERIDYINADGGRNQYCTLGHVYNGADMHVYAVTAGHCRNSTNGSVRTERSGQTGTFLRTLVEPASAGGADYGLIDFGIDPLAGAYIGEVRTISTSHPEPQIGQTVCRSGISSGTHCGTIADRQGRDQYLTTGMPDSIPGDSGAPVWTRKGNRPAEIIGIWLGEKITGVGRHTYGRFASLAEGLRILAAN